The following proteins come from a genomic window of Dreissena polymorpha isolate Duluth1 chromosome 1, UMN_Dpol_1.0, whole genome shotgun sequence:
- the LOC127850218 gene encoding 17-beta-hydroxysteroid dehydrogenase 14-like produces the protein MASALRYKDKVTIVTGGSKGIGQGCVEVFVEAGSKVVFCSRGETEGRDLEARMNAQGPGSALFVRCDMSSEDDIKNLINTTVEKYGQIDCVINNAGTHPPVRKIDDISADDFRRLLDINLVSYFLVAKYAMPYLRKTKGCILQDSSLVAEIGQPGSCTYVASKGGVTSLTKALAIDEAANGVRVNTFAPGNIWTPMWEDGANQTRDPEQCKRNGENAQLLGRFGTIRECGLTCLYLAADATFCTGINILLSGGAELNYGMKNPLQKDPTEFL, from the exons ATGGCATCCGCTTTAAGATACAAGGATAAAGTTACTATAGTAACTGGCGGAAGCAAGGGAATTGGTCAGGGATGCGTAGAAGTATTTG TCGAAGCCGGGTCCAAAGTCGTGTTCTGCTCACGGGGAG AGACGGAAGGTCGGGACCTGGAGGCCCGAATGAACGCGCAGGGACCGGGCTCGGCGCTCTTCGTTCGCTGTGATATGAGCAGCGAGGATGACATCAAG aatttaatcAACACAACTGTTGAGAAATATGGACAGATTGACTGCGTCATTAATAATGCAGGAACGC ACCCACCGGTGCGCAAGATCGACGACATCAGCGCAGATGACTTCCGGCGACTATTGGACATCAACCTCGTCAGCTACTTCCTGGTCGCTAAA TATGCAATGCCTTATCTACGGAAGACCAAAGGTTGTATCCTTCAGGACTCAAGCCTCGTGGCAGAGATCGGACAACCCGGCTCTTGTACGTACGTTGCTTCAAAG GGCGGTGTAACCTCTCTTACTAAAGCTCTTGCCATTGACGAGGCCGCAAACGGCGTTCGGGTAAACAC TTTTGCGCCGGGTAACATTTGGACCCCGATGTGGGAAGATGGTGCAAACCAGACTCGGGATCCAGAACAGTGCAAACGCAACGGCGAAAATGCACAA TTGCTGGGACGCTTCGGCACGATCCGTGAGTGTGGCCTGACCTGCCTCTACCTCGCCGCCGACGCCACGTTCTGTACCGGCATCAACATCCTGCTGTCCGGAGGCGCGGAGCTCAACTATGGCATGAAAAATCCACTACAAAAAGATCCAACTGAGTTCCTGTAA